The Canis lupus dingo isolate Sandy chromosome 11, ASM325472v2, whole genome shotgun sequence genome includes a region encoding these proteins:
- the LOC112649796 gene encoding oocyte-specific histone RNA stem-loop-binding protein 2-like isoform X3: MVSVGVSTEPCHSRWEVETDETVLQRRQKQIDYGKRTPGYQCFLQQVPKAKRQPGLHPQTPNKKRRYSRRSWDAQIRQWRRALHSWDPPSQPPKGRRSEGQGMEHLLEPMGSTPTDDLLDDWFQALEPSVNLNEDQKGAQFADLVPPAYSFPWLYEEEHHWFYFLADHSYIPVPDLNEAQNI; this comes from the exons ACAGATGAAACTGTTCTACAGCGGCGGCAAAAACAGATAGATTATGGCAAGCGCACACCTGGTTACCAGTGTTTCCTGCAGCAGGTCCCCAA GGCAAAGCGACAGCCAGGACTTCACCCTCAAACACCAAACAAGAAGAGGAGGTACAGCCGCCGCTCCTGGGATGCCCAGATCAGGCAGTGGAGAAGAGCCCTGCATTCCTGGGATCCCCCCAGCCAGCCCCCGAAAGGCAGGAGGTCCGAGGG CCAGGGAATGGAGCATCTCTTAGAGCCAATGGGTTCCACACCTACGGATGACCTCCTGGATGACTGGTTCCAGGCCCTGGAACCATCAGTGAATCTGAATGAAGACCAGAAGGGAGCCCAG tttgcAGACTTGGTACCTCCTGCCTACTCCTTTCCCTGGCTCTATGAGGAAGAACACCACTGGTTCTACTTTCTAGCTGATCACAGTTACATACCTGTCCCAGATTTGAATGAGGcacaaaatatttag
- the FAM53C gene encoding protein FAM53C → MITLITEQLQKQTLDELKCTRFSISLPLPDHADLSGCGNPFQLVSEGASWRGLPHCSCAEFQDSLNLSYHPSGLSLHLRPPSPGSSPQEQPLSQVLSPEPPDPEKLPVPPAPPSKRHCRSLSVPVDLSRWQPVWRPAPSKLWTPIKHRGSGGGGGPQVPHQSPPKRVSSLRFLQAPSASSQCAPAHRPYSPPFFSLALAQDSSRPCATSPQSGSWESDAESLSPCPPQRRFSLSPSLGPQASRFLPSARSSPASSPELPWRPRGLRNLPRSRSQPCDLDARKAGVKRRHEEDPRRLRPSLDFDKMNQKPYSGGLCLQEAAREGSSISPPWFMACSPPHLSASCSPVGGSSQVLSESEEEEEGAVRWGRQALSKRTLCQQDFGDLDLNLIEEN, encoded by the exons ATGATAACCCTGATCACTGAGCAGCTACAGAAACAGACTCTGGATGAGCTGAAATGCACACGCTTCAGCATCAGTCTG CCCCTGCCTGATCATGCAGACCTCTCCGGCTGTGGGAACCCCTTCCAGCTTGTGTCTG AAGGTGCTTCCTGGAGGGGCCTGCCCCACTGTTCCTGTGCTGAGTTCCAGGACAGCCTCAACCTCAGCTACCACCCCTCAGGCTTGAGCCTGCACCTCAGACCACCCAGCCCAGGAAGTTCCCCACAGGAGCAGCCCCTCTCCCAAGTCCTAAGCCCTGAGCCCCCAGACCCAGAGAAGCTtcctgtgccccctgcccctccatccAAGAGGCACTGCCGCTCACTCTCAGTGCCCGTGGACCTGTCTCGCTGGCAGCCGGTGTGGCGGCCCGCCCCCTCCAAGCTGTGGACTCCCATCAAGCACCGGGGCAGTGGTGGAGGGGGTGGGCCGCAGGTGCCTCACCAGAGCCCCCCAAAGCGGGTCTCCAGCCTCAGGTTCCTCCAAGCTCCCAGTGCCTCTTCTCAATGTGCCCCAGCCCACAGACCCTACAGTCCCCCTTTCTTCAGCCTGGCTCTGGCCCAAGATTCCTCTCGACCCTGTGCCACCTCCCCCCAAAGTGGCTCCTGGGAGAGTGATGCTGAGTCCCTGTCACCCTGCCCACCCCAGCGCCGCTTCTCCCTGTCACCCAGCCTGGGCCCTCAGGCAAGCCGCTTCTTGCCCTCTGCCCGGAGCTCCCCTGCATCCTCCCCAGAGCTGCCCTGGCGACCTCGAGGCCTCCGCAATCTTCCCCGAAGCCGCTCACAGCCCTGTGATCTGGATGCCCGCAAAGCTGGAGTCAAGCGGCGCCATGAGGAGGACCCCCGGCGGCTGCGGCCTTCTTTGGACTTTGACAAGATGAATCAG AAACCATACTCAGGAGGTCTCTGTCTCCAAGAAGCAGCCCGGGAAGGCAGCAGCATCTCTCCACCGTGGTTCATGGCCTGTAGCCCCCCGCACCTCTCTGCTTCCTGCAGCCCCGTTGGGGGTTCCTCCCAGGTGCTGAGTGAAAgcgaagaggaggaggagggggccgtGCGGTGGGGGCGGCAGGCACTGAGCAAGCGGACACTGTGCCAGCAGGACTTTGGGGACCTGGACTTGAATCTAATTGAGGAGAACTAA